Below is a genomic region from Flammeovirgaceae bacterium SG7u.111.
GTGATTTATTTACCGCTGGAGAAAAGGTAATTGTCACCAGTTATGATTTGGGGATGAATACTGACGGCGGATTTGCCGAGTACATCCAAGTCCCAGCCGAATGGGCAGTGAAATTGCCTGAAGCATTGAGCATGAAAGAGGCGATGATATATGGCACTGCGGGGCTGACTGCGGGCATGTCTGTATTAAGGCTTACCGAATTGGTAAAACCAGAAGATGGAAAAATAGCTGTTTCTGGTGCAACAGGAGGCGTGGGTGCACTAAGCGTTTCCATATTGGGCAAACTAGGCTACTCAGTGGTTGCAATTACTGGAAAAGAGGCGGAAAAAGAGTATTTGATCAACCTTGGAGCAGAAGAAGTACTATTGCGCAGCGATATAGAAAACTTTGATAAAAAACCTTTGTTAAAAACGTTATTTGCAGGAGCAATTGATACAGTTGGGGGAGTGATTCTTGAAAACATCATCAAATCAACAAAGTCGACAGGTGTGGTCACTTGCTGTGGCAATGTAGCATCTCCAAAAATTGATCTAACAGTCTTCCCTTTCATCCTCAGAGGCATTGCACTTATTGGCATAGATTCTCAGAACTATCCCATGAAGTACAGGAAAACAGTATGGAACAAATTAGCCAACGAATGGAAACCCACACAATTAGCAGATACGTGCGAGGAGATTAAACTGGAAGATGTGCAGCATAAAATAGCATTGATGCTGAAAGGGAAGAACTGTCCTGACGTTGGGTGCTTAGTACGTGTATAGATGTAATCATATAGCAAAGATCCGAGGTTTGTGGAATTGGGCATCTCCCACACAAACCTCTTTTTGTTACAATAGGGCTGTGAGTCACAGCTCTAGGGGTAGATAAGGTTAAAATGTAAAAAAAGTTAAATTTAATCTGCTATAGAAACCTAGTAGGCAGGGGGAAATAAAAGAGGTAGTCCTTGAAAAGGAAAGTTCCGCAATGCCTATTGGTGTATAGGATGGAGATCCTGCAACTAGCCGTCCGCATCAAGTGCAGGATGACACTGATTTTATCCCCGTCGGGGTCGTTTTCGATCGCCCCCGACGCTAGCTTATCTATCTTCCTATCGCCCAAAACGTCAGGAGGCGTCTGAAACGGCTCCGACGTGTGTTTCGCTCCGAAAACCGCAACACCTCATCCCTCACGAGTCATGTCGCGCTTGATGCGGTATCCTCCTCCTACTATTCCGCAATGCTACGACTCGGGTTTTTGTTTGATGCTTGGGTAGGATGACACTGGTGTGAGGTTGGTTTTAGTTATTTTCCAATCAGATCTAAAACTTACAAGCCCAAAACAAGGACTTATTACTGCCGGACAACTACTTTTTGGTGCAAAACAAAGACTTATTTGTGCCGGAGAAAGAGATATTTCTTCTGAAATATGAAATATCCAAGCCGATATATGAAATATTTGTGCCGATGAACGTCTTATTTTTCCCGAAATATGAAAATTCCAAGCCGTTATTAAACTTACGAAAGACAACCTACTCGATATTTTTTCCTTTTTGCCTCTTATTTATACCTTTTTTCTTCTTTTCTGAACCGTATGAAGGTTTATTTGCCCTCGCGGGTACATTTTTGGGTTTGCGGCAAGGGGAAATTCTGAATTTTGCGGATTTTATTGAAATGGTACGTGCCTTAAAACACCTTCCGCTTAGCCAACCTTAGTGCTGAAACAAAAAATGGCAGATGGGGCACGGAAGACATGATCTTTACCTCTTCTCCAAAGCTGGTTTGTTCGTCTAAAAAGCCAAGTACTTTATGGATGGGATTGGAGGAAAAGAGGTCGGTGAAAATCCCTTTGATATTCCCTCCTGAACGTGCCATTATGTCGAGCATCATGGCATCGTAGAGCAAAAAACGACCGTAGCTTTTCCTATGTTTCTGCAAATCTTTCCCAGCCAGCAGCAATGCCACCAATTCTTCGGTATCTGCCTGCACTCGTTTAAATGCGTAGCCCGAAGAGGGTTTGCACATGCCTGCGCGCGTGCCTATGTTTATCCACCGCTTACTTTCTGCCTTGGCAAAAGGATAATCGCTC
It encodes:
- a CDS encoding YhdH/YhfP family quinone oxidoreductase; the encoded protein is MAQNNSTFKAFRIEEVDGNYRGAVKEMEFGILNSNEILVKVHYSSLNYKDALSASGNKGVTKSYPHTPGVDAVGTIEKSHSDLFTAGEKVIVTSYDLGMNTDGGFAEYIQVPAEWAVKLPEALSMKEAMIYGTAGLTAGMSVLRLTELVKPEDGKIAVSGATGGVGALSVSILGKLGYSVVAITGKEAEKEYLINLGAEEVLLRSDIENFDKKPLLKTLFAGAIDTVGGVILENIIKSTKSTGVVTCCGNVASPKIDLTVFPFILRGIALIGIDSQNYPMKYRKTVWNKLANEWKPTQLADTCEEIKLEDVQHKIALMLKGKNCPDVGCLVRV